The Tenebrio molitor chromosome 2, icTenMoli1.1, whole genome shotgun sequence DNA segment tggttaaaattaacacacgtatttcagaaacaccctgtatgtagaTTATGTTCACCTGATTTAACaaatctaatttatttatatttaaaaatcaataaaactgGATACTAAGCTCGTAGTGGAGTCActatttctatttatttataacattgATAAGTACATCCATTtctctaaatttaaaaatattcgtaCATTTATCGacagaaaattttacaaatcttatttattgtgacttctattttcttctttctgGAAGACCTTTTAAGTAGGCACCTACTGGTAAAACAAgaaaacgataaaaaaaaatttttgttcgacacttgtcacaatttgagaattttctcctgtgtgaacgaattttgataaatgtcacaacttgtcaaaacgaaacatcaagcttttaagcgatttgaagcCTTTAAAAGGAGCTCGACGAATAAAAAACCGTTATATTCacctcgttcgtgtgtaacgagcgttttaaaggcccacgagtgccaaaaaaagcccaatttacacacaaactcgaaTGTATACATTTTCTCTCTACTCATATAGCATTACAATTATTTATCTATATAATGGTAAATTTTCTGACAATCATTTCAATATCATAATGACATACTTTATCACACTAGtactgtttattatttttctttgtactCACTTGTTGTGATTAATCTGGcaatgtttgaaaaaatactTTCTTGGCCTATCCCGCATCTCTGTTTTCGCAGTGatgacagaaataaaaaatgtctatTACATACTTGGGGCTgtgtatattattttttcttacttACTAATTATTTCTTACGCGAACAGACAATAGAAATCTAAAACTAAATACGTGTTTTCATCACAGTTTTCAACTGATGTTTattcttattcttattacaaTCAATGTGAACTTCTCAACTGTTGCTTCTGTTGCTTTCTTTACTTCCTTCCCCTCGGCCGCTTATCCAATAAAACTAAACTATCATTTTACTTTAATCGATGCAAATTACACACTAACGTCAACAATGATTCACATTCCTATTCATCATAACAAAGTCGTTCTTGTCCTAACAATTACAACAATACAGTCATCAGATACCTAATGGACCTTGATAACTCACGATGATGACTAAGAATCCACGTTTTCATTCCAGTGTAATTTATTGTgcctaaataaataatttcattatcaATTAACCGATTTCTTTTTGAATCGTTGCCAGCCAGTTCCGCCTAATAAAACACAATCTTTTATTACGCCGGCCAACATACGACTCGTCCGTTATCCATAATTAACCAGAGCCGTACTTAGGCATTTCTCCGCGGCCTTAATGGATTCCGTCATTAAGCTGAAATATTAACGACTGATTTCAGGTGTGTTATGTCAATGAAAAAACTGGCCGTCCTATCAGCACTGCACAACTATGGCGGACTAAACAGGACCGAGATGAACCCCACACCTGGATCCCCTCCAGCTCCGGTGCATGGGGTCAACGTCATGCTGGGAGGGTAAGACGCTCTAGTGACGGTTATtgtgattattattgattccCGGGGGCGACCTGAAGGCACCGACTTCATTCGTTATGGATGTAATTAATTGGCAAAACTGATAGGAAATTAATTAGTGGATGTCGTGTCAGGTCACTCTTACCATTTATTGAGAGCGCTTGGTACCGACTTATAGGACTCTacgtttatttaatttttattgagcGAGGAGAGAAATATATTGGTGATCGTTTCGATGGGAGTACGGGAGGATGCCCTCCGGCATGTAAAATGCACCCGCTCCCTTCCTCTAAATTATATCGAGCGACTCTTCATGCTATCTTTATTGCCCACCATTATTCTAAATGGCACTCTCTGCATGTAGGTTTACTAGCATGTTGAAAAACAATATAAATCAAGATAAATGCAGTAAATAGGCTTTAAAGGCAGCATGAATAATTAGGGACACCCCATAAATGgaaaatagtaattattaagcccattattttttaaacataaaagaCTTTATGGCGTAGTCTCGGAAGCTAATCATATTAGTTAGTTTTATGCGGAGTGTGCGCCCAGTCACCACATGGGAAATTAGCAtaagagattttttgttttaattttttcttgtttatcTGGACGAGGTTCTATAGTTGGGAcgaccaacagatatagtaataaaaccgccccttagtgcccgcgtattttaaacaacagcttccaattggcttattcaaaacgtgcgcatatttttgaaagcctgatgtacatccacaaaaattacttgacgcCATTTCATTActtttaacctcgcttcggcAGTTTGACCATGTTTGGAGAAGATGTGCAACGTTCTGCGCAACTAACGCCACatcccttttttttaaattactacatacaggctgtttgataaaaaacgcctcaacccataacttttttatttattatccgatttcaatgaacaaaaaaactaaagatatggtttttcatgcgctacgaagcagccataaattttttttttggcgttattttcagtagctaacgatagtcaacctttttttttaaatggccacatgtagttttttaggctcagtctggtaaagtttttttttctgaatctaatgatatattaaaagttatcgtttggtccatagctgactgaaaaaaaataaaagaatttttaattgtggttcagcttattatgaaattttcaagtgtgccgtgaaaaacaattaaatacaaatagcaacaaatgtcaagtgtgagtttgaaaattttcaggtgcaatcttgaagagttttattattactttcttagaaaacatgaatatgtaataataataattattattttttctattaactttttgtttttgacgaattacgatttttattacactcgaacataaaataatagtcaaatgactgctatcctgcatgactgacaatgttattttatacttaaataaaaaaagtttaaaaaagcagatgaaaatttctaagctgacgtttagatgacatttatcgtactttgtattccgattgttttccacagcactcttaaaaattttataataagccgaagcacaaaaaatgttttttttttttttcagttagctatgaaccaaatgataactttcaatgcatcattagattcagaaaaaaaaaccttaccagaccaagcctgcctaaaaaactatgtacatgtgtccattaaaaaaaaaaaagttgactatcgttagctattgaagataacgccaaaaaaatacattttatggctgtcaagtagcgcttgaaaaaccatatctttgatttttttgctcattgaaatcgggtaataaataaaaaagttatgcgttgaggcgtttttcatcaaacagcctgtatatctGTTCGTTGGCCCAACTTTAGTGTTACCTCAGAAATATTAAAAGTAAATATGAACCAAAGTGCGGGTGTCTcttcttaaatttaattttgttgcctATCAGGAAAAATTTCTAGTCGAAGCAGCCGACCATTCTTATGACGACGTTTACCAGGttgttagaaattatttttgttcgtaGTCTACTGtgacaatttttattcacCGCATCATACTTTTCAAAGTCgataaagtaataaaaacaTGTCTAGTGTAATAAGAGAGCCAAATTGACTCATCAAGTGGCCCTAATTAGGtcatttaaaattgtcttatTATTACTCTAATGAAACGTTAATGGTCTTCCAGTAATCATAACGTAAGGAAACAAATTGTTGATGTATTTCAGATGCTGTTGTTAGCTGATTAGGTTACCAAATTAAACAATTGGAACCGGCAGAAAACGCTTCTGCTGATTAAAATCTACGTTCAATTTGACGCAACTCAATCGTCTGTGAACCAAcactatttgtttcttaaATTGGCGTTGGATTTTCTCCTTCACCGATGTGAACAATCCCGATCGATTCGGTCTTCCAATATAATCGTTTATATTTAATTCACCACTTCTGACTCACTGCCCAAACAAAAATCACCTCATCAATAACGAATCAGGACTAAATTCCGTCGTCCCGACGTCCACACCAACGACACTTCTTTGGCGGTGTCGTCGACCCGCGCCCCGCGTCACGGGTCAATCTTCAGCTCACCAAAACAGTCTGCAAAAACTGGGTTATCTCTCAAACGCCTCAAAATCCCCTTTTCGTATTATCCGAGAACATGCAAGCGCGCAAACTGCTAACGTCATTTCCTCCAAATGCTCGATAATAATCCAATAAGTGGGTCCATCGAGCGTAAATTTTCCCCAGATTGGAATGAAATTATTCTCTTGTAATTGTTGTTTTGCCCCTGTAGGGCTATGATCAGCGGCATCATCCTGGTGGTCTTCATTTTCTGCTACTGCTGCCACAAGACGCAGCGGAAATCGCAGACGCACTTGCCGCCGTATTGGCGGGACCCTGGAGGATTGTCGATGGAAATATACACCGTCGAGGCGCAAAGTGTGAGTACTAATGCACCACACCTCATAAAGCAAGCGAGAGGATCGCGCGCGTGCTGCGGAAGTTGCGATCACTTCCGACGAAACTAGTCGGAATGACAGAACTGGGCGGACAAGCGTCCTCaaattaaaaccaaattattgACATCTTTATTGACAGTTTTATTGACGTGATTACAAGAGTGGAATGTGCGTTTAACGATAACGATCcggcaaaaaaatattgctcTAGTGCTTTTTTAGCTTCATTACGGCAGTATTGATTATAACTAGTGCGTCATTATCTCCCTCGCCGGGGTGATCGATGGGAGGGGTGGTGATTATCGCGAGCTTCACCCAAGAATTTACGTAAAAAGCGTGACGTGTATTTGACAGGAGGGCGAAGTTGCAGTCGCCGATGCGAAACTCGCGTAATTTGatgttggcaacactgattaGACAAGACGCGGAAAACCGTAATTCCCTAGACTTTAAACTCGGCTTGTACACGTAAGGTTTTTCCACAATAATTAATCTTTTAATAATTCACAAGTAGGCGGCGGATTCGGTTtgtattattaaatataaGCCGGCGTGGGTAGCTTTGACTGTCCATTGTTACACCAACTgttacttattttatttaattccaaCCACCAATCCAATTTGTATTGTGTGATGGGAAATAGGAAAGTTGAgcgattaatttaatttcgaccGAATGACATTTTCGACGGATGCGAcatataattttcattgaaTTTTGTGGAAACTAGATGAAATTTCCTACTTGGTCGTGTTTTGGAACGCTTCCATTCGAAACTAAATTACCGGAGAATTGTGgaacaatcaattaatttctAATAATGATGACTCAAAAAGGCTTGAATGGGTGCCATTATTgggacgatttttttttttcaaaaactagTTCAACTGATAAATTCGGATTTGAGTGATACTTCACCACGCAAAAAAGCTTGGAACTGCCATAATCTACAGTTTTCAATTACGGTGGCTGCGAAAGATATTTATGGTTGTGAATAATTTACAATTGTAGTGAGTGTCAACATAATAAAATGTACACATTGTTTACTAACGTTattgaaatttcaattatgtcaatatgttttaaacaaatttattgaaacaaaaacaataagagctaaatattaaatttaataaatttttatacctAGGGTCCATAAATAACGTATAAATAATCCAAGCGATGTTATCAGGTgacgaaaatttgtaatcacTTTTAGTTACTACAAATATGGAAAATGTTTGTTCTTTTGTAATCAGTTGTAATAACTGTtgatacaaaatttaaaaaatatatctaaaTACTTGAATGAATAGTGCAATATTATTTTGCATAATTAAAAAGAAGATATTCTTCAGTTTTTTGTAGAATATCGCTTGATCCAAGAAAGATGTTGTTCTgctctttaaatttaaatccaatgGAAAACATTTAAAGGCAAACAACAACTTAAATCAATTCTTGTAAGATGATCATTTAGGTATGTTCATTTACCATACATATTGGTTCATGTATCGGgtgggtgttcatttaaatttatcctcaaagttggcgtggAAGAGTCCGATTGTgaactcgtcagtctgcagagtaaaaacaacgcaaaaagtgaggttagactTAAAccgctgatccgtgatctgtaatccgtgatgcgttcacaatcgactcttcagcgccagctttgaggagaaatttaaatgaacacacgACAGTTCATGTGGAGTAGGTATGCATAGCAAAATTAGACATCTTCTCTCCGTGTTGACAAATATACTGCGCCAAAAAATTGTCGTAACACTAAATGTATTTTTGCCTTACTTAAAAATGGCAGAAGTAATTGAACCAAAAATAGTATCACTTATTATTATGTTAATATTATGTCAATATTATGTTAGGACGCTTACGTTTGTGTACATATCTTTTCTCATCATGacaaacaatattttcgaaatttgaTGTATTGCGACAATTTTTT contains these protein-coding regions:
- the s-cup gene encoding uncharacterized protein s-cup, with the protein product MSMKKLAVLSALHNYGGLNRTEMNPTPGSPPAPVHGVNVMLGGAMISGIILVVFIFCYCCHKTQRKSQTHLPPYWRDPGGLSMEIYTVEAQSCFSSEEFTESHHRPPTPGPPPAYDLVVPMHKDSAWDKADDEGGLPSYETAVKLQAPGTGYV